One window of Candidatus Nitrospira kreftii genomic DNA carries:
- a CDS encoding hypothetical protein (conserved protein of unknown function), translating to MRMFQVRQTVTYELTMAAGTEQEAILKAKGIPRAQWTAEADEITAEMLDETDEIDDY from the coding sequence ATGCGAATGTTTCAAGTCAGGCAGACCGTTACGTATGAACTGACGATGGCGGCAGGAACAGAGCAGGAAGCCATTTTGAAAGCGAAGGGCATTCCACGAGCACAATGGACCGCTGAAGCTGACGAGATCACAGCTGAGATGCTGGACGAGACTGACGAGATTGACGATTACTGA
- a CDS encoding hypothetical protein (conserved exported protein of unknown function) → MKRIWFIGWFMLAVLAWSGPAVAETQSEHVDWGRWSFDWEVRDNTGLALRNVKFADELILNKASMPVVRVKYVKEMVWWNPFTWFGSRAESGRCGPFQDRLRWQDLVPIMNCGDQKVCMESSTQHNVKWLELGIYARIGEYHLYQAWHLSDDGELRPVLHSRGLSCNTNHDHHPYWRFDFDINGNGMDQVFVHEEGGPDRGWGPGWRKYSNEQNDVKISGLNKTWLVRDQMNGHGVWILPGTGYVPLKDDGKRDKFADLDVAIRRANASEDVPWAFGARGQLGYDEDNQGVQEQDVVFWYVAHLPHMAALGPTKWLTLGPILRVQR, encoded by the coding sequence ATGAAGCGTATCTGGTTCATCGGCTGGTTCATGCTCGCTGTCTTGGCGTGGTCAGGGCCTGCTGTGGCCGAGACGCAGTCCGAACATGTGGATTGGGGGAGGTGGAGCTTCGACTGGGAAGTGAGGGACAATACGGGTTTGGCATTGCGAAACGTGAAGTTTGCCGATGAGCTGATTCTGAATAAGGCCAGCATGCCGGTCGTCCGTGTGAAATATGTGAAAGAGATGGTTTGGTGGAATCCCTTCACCTGGTTCGGGTCACGAGCTGAGAGCGGGCGCTGCGGCCCGTTTCAAGATCGGCTGCGGTGGCAGGATCTCGTGCCGATCATGAATTGCGGTGATCAGAAAGTCTGTATGGAAAGCTCGACGCAGCATAATGTGAAATGGCTCGAATTGGGGATTTATGCTCGGATCGGCGAATATCATTTGTATCAAGCCTGGCACCTGTCGGATGACGGCGAGCTTCGTCCCGTGCTGCATAGCCGAGGCTTGTCGTGTAACACCAATCATGACCACCACCCATATTGGCGGTTCGATTTTGATATCAATGGTAACGGTATGGATCAGGTCTTCGTTCATGAAGAGGGAGGGCCAGACCGGGGCTGGGGGCCAGGATGGCGGAAGTATTCGAATGAGCAGAACGACGTCAAAATTTCAGGACTTAACAAGACTTGGTTGGTCCGAGACCAAATGAATGGTCATGGCGTCTGGATTTTACCCGGCACCGGGTACGTGCCGCTGAAAGATGACGGCAAGCGAGACAAATTTGCCGACCTCGATGTGGCCATTCGTCGTGCCAATGCCAGTGAGGATGTGCCCTGGGCATTCGGCGCCCGTGGACAACTGGGGTATGACGAGGACAATCAAGGGGTGCAGGAGCAAGACGTCGTGTTCTGGTATGTCGCCCACTTGCCACATATGGCGGCCTTGGGTCCGACGAAGTGGCTGACCCTCGGTCCGATCCTCAGGGTACAGCGGTAG
- a CDS encoding hypothetical protein (conserved protein of unknown function), with protein sequence MSSWITMRTVCFVAIGLGYGCSLNAGSRGPFGPEDPETAVQKIALPEKPPVPHVFQFSGEDIAGHHKPKMAGTIQDAGAKRATNTSAILTAEDVVTLRKAAESDRRVATLLGSRWAFIDADRIPPEGKVTFGCCRQTTGLVRLVYYSYSQNVAVEVRLKETGVLNVARLERYQPPEGRQDVQRGIELAKADPRLVGKVDQLQGHGLLMQPDGGFFRNDPGYGHRTIWITFSKGQDGDPKYWAVVDLTEDKVLEAGEEPPRS encoded by the coding sequence ATGAGCAGTTGGATCACCATGCGGACCGTCTGCTTCGTAGCAATCGGCCTCGGTTATGGCTGCAGCCTCAATGCCGGTTCACGGGGACCGTTCGGGCCCGAGGATCCTGAAACCGCCGTTCAGAAAATAGCACTCCCAGAAAAGCCTCCTGTCCCGCATGTGTTCCAGTTTTCCGGTGAGGATATCGCTGGTCACCACAAACCGAAGATGGCCGGGACCATTCAAGACGCAGGTGCGAAGCGCGCCACGAATACCTCCGCCATCCTGACCGCAGAGGACGTTGTGACATTACGGAAAGCCGCCGAAAGCGATCGCCGCGTCGCCACGCTACTGGGCTCCCGATGGGCTTTCATTGACGCTGATCGGATTCCGCCGGAAGGCAAGGTCACGTTCGGTTGCTGTCGGCAGACCACCGGCCTTGTTCGTCTCGTCTATTATAGCTACAGCCAGAATGTTGCCGTAGAAGTCCGTCTGAAAGAGACAGGTGTGCTCAACGTCGCCCGCCTTGAGAGGTATCAGCCCCCGGAGGGACGACAGGATGTTCAACGGGGGATTGAACTGGCCAAAGCCGATCCACGCTTGGTCGGCAAGGTCGATCAGCTCCAAGGTCACGGACTCCTTATGCAACCCGATGGCGGGTTCTTCAGGAACGATCCAGGGTATGGACACCGGACCATTTGGATTACCTTTTCAAAAGGGCAGGACGGCGATCCGAAATACTGGGCGGTGGTCGATTTGACGGAAGACAAAGTGCTTGAGGCCGGAGAGGAGCCGCCTCGTTCGTGA
- a CDS encoding hypothetical protein (conserved protein of unknown function) produces MKSWLFDAMWYADRFRLFIEGIQDEWGGGDSVAEAEELPSPPQNVQAKPGNGRITITWDPVPDAMYYNLYFQTTKGVQIKFSELTRPIAGADDFKSVIGVKKDKATCIEGPTSPYVHDDLANGTCYHYVVTVVTSKGESLESQEVMAIPSPYLLAMVIGQEGVDDGEFSSPTGIALDKDSNMYVADTDNHSIQKFDKTGTFLARWGGEPSSQEGQFYYPRGLAVGPDDVVYVADSGNNRVQKFDLEGNVQKAWGKFGFAWRGADMGRFDVPWGITTDQDGNVYVSDTSNARIQKFQADGQPLLKWGRDGSFDGAFFFPRGVAVDFVGNIYVADESNNRIQKFDTRGSFLTKWGREGSGPGQFKSPWGIACDALGNVYVVDSGNHRIQKFDGNGTFLCSFGNRGKTEGQLNFPYGIALDREGGVFVVDSGNNRVLKYVPTEEEMNRGKEQPTQVMEAGSVQPPRSLAVKAGDTEVFLSWMEVPGAQSYNLYFSTSPHITVQGATKIEGVTNPYTHEGLTNDTPYFYAVTAAFEDGTESGLSEEVTAMPVLIDITAPQNPYAVINHGAFMTNSPDVVVTISATDLDTGVGAYFISESPLTPMAGTPGWVDVASAIKFGATIPFILSPADGQKTIYVWFKDIGNNVSTPATATILVNTSGYLCVAKWGKPGRGASLLHGGEFMAPMYGLTVDQQGSLFVVDNGNNRIQKFDNAGNFIILWGNFGSANANFHNPTGMACDGKGDVWVVDTNNHRVQKFDGKLGGYMMKFGSRGNGEGQFNAPWGIAVDRVRGYLYVVDSANFRVQKFDMTGEFIMAWGSFGNGDGQFYFPRGVAVDQEDGSVYVVDMGNHRIQKFDTSTNVLPQLLTKWGGSPAAGHASSPLAQEAGQLRSPWGITVDGAGDVYVTDTGNHRIEKFDREGNFMTQWGGFGNGDGQFNFPYGIAVDARGSVFVVDSGNTRVQQFMPAEEGGERLQDEAEELAELEKAQRTQKV; encoded by the coding sequence ATGAAATCTTGGCTATTCGATGCAATGTGGTATGCCGATCGGTTCCGTCTGTTTATTGAAGGGATTCAAGATGAATGGGGCGGCGGGGATTCGGTAGCGGAAGCGGAGGAACTGCCATCTCCGCCGCAGAATGTCCAGGCCAAACCCGGTAACGGACGTATTACCATCACATGGGATCCGGTCCCGGACGCCATGTACTATAACCTCTATTTCCAGACGACGAAGGGTGTGCAGATCAAGTTTTCTGAGCTCACTCGTCCCATCGCCGGTGCCGACGATTTCAAGAGTGTCATCGGTGTAAAAAAAGATAAGGCTACGTGTATCGAGGGCCCGACGAGTCCCTATGTTCACGACGATCTCGCCAATGGGACCTGTTACCACTATGTTGTGACAGTGGTCACATCGAAGGGGGAAAGTCTTGAGTCGCAAGAAGTGATGGCGATCCCTTCACCCTATCTGTTGGCCATGGTTATTGGTCAAGAGGGTGTAGATGATGGTGAGTTCAGTTCGCCCACGGGGATTGCACTCGACAAAGACAGCAATATGTATGTGGCCGATACTGACAATCATTCGATCCAAAAATTCGATAAGACCGGAACGTTCTTGGCTCGATGGGGTGGCGAGCCCAGTTCGCAGGAAGGCCAGTTTTACTATCCTCGGGGGCTCGCGGTCGGACCAGACGACGTGGTGTACGTGGCCGATAGCGGAAACAATCGTGTCCAAAAGTTCGACCTGGAAGGCAATGTGCAGAAAGCCTGGGGTAAGTTTGGATTCGCCTGGCGCGGAGCCGATATGGGCCGCTTCGACGTGCCGTGGGGGATTACCACCGATCAAGACGGGAATGTCTATGTCTCTGACACCAGCAATGCGCGCATTCAAAAGTTTCAAGCCGATGGCCAACCGCTGTTAAAGTGGGGACGCGACGGTAGTTTTGACGGCGCGTTCTTTTTCCCGCGCGGCGTGGCGGTAGATTTCGTCGGCAATATTTATGTAGCCGACGAGAGCAACAATCGTATCCAGAAGTTCGATACACGCGGAAGTTTCTTGACAAAGTGGGGACGCGAGGGGAGTGGACCGGGGCAGTTCAAGTCGCCGTGGGGCATCGCTTGCGATGCGCTGGGTAACGTCTATGTCGTCGACAGCGGGAATCACCGAATTCAGAAGTTCGACGGCAACGGGACCTTCCTCTGTTCGTTCGGTAATCGTGGAAAGACCGAGGGACAGCTCAACTTCCCCTACGGGATCGCTCTGGACAGGGAAGGTGGCGTGTTCGTCGTCGACAGTGGGAACAACCGCGTTCTCAAGTATGTGCCGACGGAAGAGGAGATGAATCGTGGGAAGGAGCAGCCTACACAGGTGATGGAAGCTGGATCGGTACAGCCTCCCCGCAGTCTTGCGGTGAAAGCCGGCGACACAGAGGTCTTTTTGAGTTGGATGGAAGTGCCGGGTGCCCAGTCCTATAACCTCTATTTTAGTACCTCTCCTCATATCACGGTTCAGGGTGCCACCAAGATCGAAGGCGTGACGAATCCTTATACACATGAGGGCCTCACGAACGATACGCCCTACTTTTATGCCGTGACGGCCGCGTTCGAAGACGGGACGGAAAGTGGACTATCAGAAGAAGTGACGGCGATGCCTGTGCTCATTGATATTACAGCGCCGCAGAACCCCTATGCCGTTATCAATCATGGAGCGTTCATGACGAACTCGCCGGATGTCGTCGTGACAATCTCGGCCACCGATTTGGACACAGGGGTCGGCGCCTACTTCATTTCCGAGAGCCCCTTGACTCCGATGGCCGGCACGCCGGGCTGGGTGGATGTGGCGTCGGCAATCAAGTTCGGGGCGACCATTCCATTTATCCTCTCTCCGGCGGACGGGCAAAAGACGATTTACGTATGGTTCAAAGACATCGGCAACAACGTTTCGACACCGGCTACCGCGACGATTCTTGTCAATACCTCCGGATATCTGTGTGTGGCCAAATGGGGGAAGCCTGGACGTGGCGCCTCGCTCTTGCATGGCGGAGAATTTATGGCGCCGATGTACGGACTTACCGTCGATCAGCAGGGATCGCTGTTCGTCGTCGACAACGGAAACAATCGGATTCAAAAGTTCGACAATGCGGGAAATTTCATCATCCTCTGGGGAAACTTCGGTTCGGCGAACGCCAACTTTCATAATCCCACCGGCATGGCCTGCGACGGGAAGGGCGACGTCTGGGTTGTGGATACGAATAATCATCGCGTGCAAAAGTTCGACGGTAAGCTGGGCGGGTACATGATGAAGTTCGGCTCACGGGGGAACGGAGAGGGACAGTTTAATGCTCCCTGGGGGATTGCGGTTGACCGTGTGCGAGGCTATCTCTACGTCGTCGATAGCGCCAATTTCCGCGTTCAGAAGTTCGACATGACCGGTGAATTCATCATGGCCTGGGGCAGCTTCGGGAACGGGGACGGACAGTTCTATTTTCCACGTGGAGTGGCGGTCGATCAGGAAGATGGATCGGTATATGTCGTCGACATGGGGAATCATCGGATCCAGAAATTTGATACCAGCACGAACGTGTTGCCGCAGCTGTTGACGAAGTGGGGTGGCAGTCCGGCAGCCGGGCATGCCAGCAGTCCCTTGGCTCAAGAGGCCGGGCAATTGCGTTCCCCATGGGGGATCACCGTCGATGGAGCAGGCGATGTCTATGTGACGGATACAGGCAATCACCGAATCGAGAAATTCGACCGAGAGGGGAATTTCATGACCCAGTGGGGCGGATTCGGGAATGGTGACGGACAATTCAATTTTCCCTATGGGATCGCGGTCGATGCGAGAGGGAGCGTTTTTGTCGTCGATAGCGGCAACACGCGGGTTCAGCAGTTTATGCCGGCAGAAGAGGGTGGCGAGCGGCTCCAGGATGAAGCGGAAGAATTGGCGGAATTGGAAAAAGCGCAACGAACGCAGAAGGTCTGA
- a CDS encoding hypothetical protein (conserved protein of unknown function) — METSIAGVVGFLEGNDSLIKQLMETAESASQEISDLSVQVDHAREEAKVLVDQLGAVEFEVSKQDETKIRQKALLEAVGTLRKKFETYKNDPLRRGIYAAEISNLYLQLANTFNNGTISQIVPFTRDEIKTYKELMKEAVLDAASRKKRAAVIKAAAKISKLAIGIAGKLA; from the coding sequence ATGGAGACCAGTATCGCGGGAGTCGTCGGTTTTTTGGAAGGCAACGACAGCCTTATCAAACAGCTCATGGAAACCGCGGAAAGTGCAAGTCAGGAAATCTCCGATCTGTCGGTCCAAGTCGATCATGCCCGCGAAGAAGCGAAGGTGTTGGTCGATCAGTTGGGGGCGGTGGAATTTGAGGTGAGTAAGCAAGACGAAACCAAGATTCGCCAGAAGGCACTTCTCGAAGCGGTGGGGACGCTCCGGAAGAAATTTGAAACCTATAAGAATGATCCACTTCGTCGTGGGATTTATGCGGCAGAAATCTCCAATCTGTACTTGCAGCTGGCCAACACCTTTAATAACGGGACCATCTCGCAAATCGTTCCGTTCACTCGGGACGAGATCAAGACCTACAAAGAGCTCATGAAGGAAGCCGTGCTGGATGCTGCCTCACGCAAGAAGCGTGCGGCCGTGATCAAGGCGGCGGCGAAAATTTCCAAATTGGCCATAGGGATTGCTGGAAAGTTGGCATGA
- a CDS encoding IMP dehydrogenase: MLDKEPRQGLTYDDVVLVPAKSQVLPNEVDTGTFVSRNIRINIPLVSAAMDTVTESRLAIAMAREGGIGIIHRVLSPADQAIEVDKVKKSESGMILDPVTISPDETIRDAHQLMAKYRISGIPVTKGRKLVGILTNRDLRFENRMDLKVSQVMKRDRLVTAPEGTSLEKAREILHEHRIEKLPVVNKQYELKGLITIKDIEKRIKYPHACKDSHGRLRVGAAVGVGRDTEERVALLKKSGVDLVVIDTAHGHSQAVLDTAKMIKKLYPSLELVVGNIGTAEAAKDLLKVGVDAVKVGVGPGSICTTRIVSGAGMPQLTAIADCAKVLHGSRVPIIADGGIKFSGDITKALAAGASSVMLGGLFAGTEESPGETVLYQARTYKVYRGMGSIGAMERGGGDRYGQGGRPAQKLVPEGIEGRVPYKGQLAAVVYQLVGGVKSGMGYCGCKTIADLQRNAKFIRQSVAGLRESHVHDVIITKEAPNYRMDWE; encoded by the coding sequence ATGCTTGACAAAGAACCGCGACAGGGACTGACTTATGACGACGTGGTCCTCGTACCGGCCAAGTCGCAGGTCCTCCCCAATGAGGTCGATACCGGCACCTTTGTGTCGCGCAACATCCGGATCAACATCCCGCTCGTCAGCGCTGCGATGGATACGGTGACGGAGTCGCGACTGGCGATCGCTATGGCGCGCGAAGGCGGGATCGGTATCATTCATCGCGTGTTGTCTCCGGCCGATCAGGCGATCGAAGTCGATAAAGTCAAAAAATCAGAGAGCGGGATGATTCTGGACCCTGTGACGATTTCTCCAGACGAAACAATTCGTGATGCGCACCAGCTGATGGCGAAATATCGGATATCCGGTATTCCCGTCACCAAAGGACGTAAGCTGGTCGGGATTCTCACCAATCGAGATCTGCGATTCGAAAACAGAATGGACCTGAAAGTCTCGCAGGTGATGAAACGGGATCGATTGGTGACGGCGCCGGAGGGCACCAGTCTCGAGAAGGCACGAGAGATTCTCCATGAACACCGAATCGAAAAGCTTCCGGTCGTCAACAAGCAGTATGAACTCAAAGGGCTCATCACCATCAAGGATATCGAAAAGCGAATTAAATATCCCCATGCCTGTAAAGACAGCCATGGCCGGTTGCGAGTCGGGGCGGCGGTCGGTGTGGGGCGGGATACGGAAGAACGCGTGGCACTGCTGAAGAAATCAGGTGTGGATCTCGTGGTGATTGACACGGCGCATGGGCATTCGCAAGCCGTATTGGATACCGCGAAGATGATCAAGAAGCTATATCCGTCCCTTGAGCTGGTGGTGGGCAACATCGGCACGGCTGAGGCAGCCAAGGACCTCCTGAAGGTCGGAGTCGATGCGGTGAAGGTTGGGGTTGGACCGGGATCGATCTGTACGACGCGCATCGTGTCGGGTGCTGGGATGCCGCAGCTGACTGCCATCGCAGATTGTGCCAAGGTCTTACATGGGAGCCGAGTGCCGATCATTGCCGATGGAGGTATCAAATTTTCAGGCGACATCACGAAAGCGCTGGCTGCCGGGGCATCGTCGGTGATGCTTGGCGGCCTGTTCGCGGGAACAGAAGAATCTCCTGGCGAGACGGTCCTCTATCAGGCGAGAACCTATAAGGTCTATCGTGGTATGGGCTCCATCGGGGCGATGGAGCGAGGAGGCGGGGATCGGTATGGGCAAGGAGGACGCCCCGCTCAGAAGCTCGTTCCTGAAGGGATTGAGGGCCGCGTCCCCTATAAAGGTCAGCTAGCTGCGGTGGTGTACCAGTTGGTCGGGGGCGTCAAATCGGGCATGGGATACTGCGGCTGTAAAACGATTGCCGACTTGCAGCGAAATGCGAAGTTCATCAGACAGTCGGTGGCCGGTCTCCGTGAGAGCCATGTGCATGACGTGATCATTACCAAAGAGGCGCCGAACTACCGAATGGATTGGGAGTAA
- a CDS encoding hypothetical protein (conserved exported protein of unknown function), with amino-acid sequence MKAAYILIVALSLVCLGCATPPEVKQALVAKDQAYAENQRLMEQYRELVSHVTERHQQWYRHVQTRLKLNLALQWATTNPKLADVADAELANDDAELLGPEVIAFINEIRLKNLPDRKGPNGQIVFQSGTGDMSNLLQRLPELLSRIEQRVRKDSQASSTLDLTAFDQYRTNVGALRRINAIIKQYLDVDVTLPRDEVQSIAEAVRTLRR; translated from the coding sequence ATGAAAGCGGCGTATATCCTCATTGTGGCGCTGAGTCTGGTCTGTCTCGGGTGCGCCACTCCGCCTGAAGTGAAACAGGCGTTGGTCGCCAAAGACCAGGCGTATGCCGAGAATCAGCGGCTGATGGAGCAATACCGCGAGTTGGTGAGTCATGTCACCGAACGGCATCAACAGTGGTATCGCCATGTCCAAACCCGCCTCAAACTGAACTTGGCGCTGCAATGGGCTACGACCAACCCGAAGTTGGCCGACGTGGCGGACGCGGAACTGGCCAACGATGACGCCGAGTTACTGGGGCCTGAGGTTATTGCGTTCATCAACGAGATTCGGCTCAAAAATCTTCCAGACCGAAAAGGGCCGAATGGACAGATCGTCTTTCAGTCTGGCACCGGGGACATGTCGAACCTTCTGCAGCGACTGCCGGAACTCCTCAGTCGGATCGAGCAGCGCGTCAGGAAAGACTCCCAAGCCTCCTCGACCCTGGATTTGACGGCTTTCGATCAGTATCGCACCAACGTGGGGGCGCTTCGCCGAATCAACGCGATCATTAAGCAATATCTGGATGTTGATGTCACACTGCCCCGCGATGAGGTTCAGTCCATCGCGGAGGCCGTGCGCACATTACGCCGATAA
- a CDS encoding hypothetical protein (conserved protein of unknown function): MISHTVTVVSLGFILFSAVGCNAIHSSAVRDLLRMEGTKIDAAQTNIDLFQKETEARIKFLEQSRSALHESFKALQAQEAKHQFVLAPYRNISGKKGEAAYAAAYLVGQMYLDDYQGLEKVVWDQFEEDFCGLRDTANALNESWKYTAAIHAQLKRYADKSGLASVDPEFVAAVVEHAPGPSDRIMEIVNHSRTVNDALEEVTSSRIIRSRALQRGRTFTADLVDLLDNLKKDDGQ, translated from the coding sequence ATGATCTCACACACAGTCACGGTTGTGAGCCTCGGGTTCATTCTATTCAGTGCAGTCGGCTGCAACGCAATTCATAGCAGTGCGGTTCGCGATCTGCTCAGGATGGAAGGCACGAAGATCGATGCGGCTCAGACGAACATCGATCTGTTCCAAAAAGAAACTGAAGCGCGGATCAAGTTTTTAGAGCAGTCCCGCAGTGCGCTGCACGAGAGTTTTAAGGCCTTGCAGGCTCAGGAAGCGAAGCATCAGTTCGTCCTCGCGCCCTACCGGAATATCAGCGGCAAGAAGGGAGAGGCCGCCTACGCCGCCGCGTATCTGGTCGGACAAATGTATTTGGACGACTATCAGGGTTTGGAGAAGGTCGTGTGGGATCAATTTGAAGAAGATTTCTGCGGGCTCCGCGATACTGCCAATGCTTTGAACGAGTCCTGGAAATATACGGCGGCGATTCACGCGCAGTTGAAACGCTATGCCGACAAGTCTGGCTTGGCCTCCGTCGATCCTGAGTTTGTGGCGGCTGTGGTTGAGCACGCGCCGGGACCGTCAGACCGCATCATGGAGATCGTCAATCATTCGCGGACCGTCAATGATGCGCTGGAGGAGGTCACCAGCTCGCGCATCATCCGCTCAAGGGCTCTGCAGCGCGGGCGTACGTTCACAGCCGACTTGGTCGACCTTCTGGATAACCTGAAGAAAGACGACGGGCAATAG
- a CDS encoding hypothetical protein (conserved protein of unknown function), producing MATDSLQEALREHLTWWGLKHVTLDREYFAWQRQRLSTEDLTQLSFLAERKRQGDRQDEIAFYDLAAQPTIFPVLYSQRYEYYQTIGSRTIAHLGQAQDILDFGCGLGILTTFYARRFPDANLVGVDRSAASIAIAQRKARELGLRNLRFICLDIEKEPLSGSFDLVLTMHALLQAEQDPGISSHSWRTFDRADDPSQQTAFEQRTGLGVRLDRLCQVLRPHGRMIVSEKTRQLARRVPFQRALAGRGLELVQSAEPIQYRSIEEVVEDGPYYVLEKGRPATMGWDELPELDDGALFDLNAMLKNSVDPSQPLYENHGPSAQVAWEELPGRTIIHELTREEPNGRQVHVELGIVDETHYLYCANTFDQRQLVLMEEARAALLEAYYQEIIRGLP from the coding sequence ATGGCCACTGACTCGTTACAAGAAGCGCTTCGCGAGCATCTGACTTGGTGGGGCCTGAAACATGTCACGTTGGATCGCGAGTATTTCGCGTGGCAGCGACAACGGCTGTCAACTGAAGATCTCACGCAGCTTTCATTCCTCGCTGAAAGGAAGCGCCAGGGCGATCGCCAGGATGAAATCGCATTTTATGATCTCGCGGCGCAGCCGACGATCTTCCCAGTGCTCTATAGCCAGCGGTATGAATATTATCAAACAATTGGGTCGCGAACCATCGCGCACCTCGGCCAAGCTCAGGACATTCTCGATTTTGGTTGTGGCCTCGGCATCCTGACGACCTTTTATGCCCGCCGGTTCCCTGATGCGAATCTGGTGGGCGTCGACCGTTCAGCGGCATCCATTGCCATCGCACAACGAAAGGCGAGGGAGCTGGGCCTGCGCAATCTTCGGTTCATCTGCCTGGACATCGAGAAGGAACCTCTTTCAGGTTCCTTCGACCTGGTCTTGACGATGCATGCGCTGCTTCAGGCTGAACAGGACCCTGGGATTTCCAGTCACAGTTGGCGGACGTTTGATCGTGCGGACGACCCATCGCAACAGACAGCGTTTGAACAACGGACAGGGCTGGGGGTCCGGCTTGACCGGTTGTGCCAGGTTCTACGCCCACATGGCCGTATGATCGTGAGTGAGAAAACGCGGCAGTTGGCCAGGCGAGTACCCTTCCAACGTGCGCTGGCCGGCAGAGGATTAGAGCTCGTGCAGTCTGCAGAGCCGATTCAATACCGATCCATCGAAGAGGTGGTGGAGGATGGGCCCTACTATGTGTTGGAGAAAGGGAGGCCGGCTACAATGGGCTGGGATGAATTGCCGGAGTTGGATGATGGCGCTCTATTCGATCTTAATGCCATGCTGAAGAACTCGGTTGATCCCAGCCAACCGCTCTATGAGAATCATGGACCCTCGGCGCAGGTGGCCTGGGAAGAGTTGCCGGGACGAACGATTATCCACGAGCTGACGCGCGAGGAGCCGAATGGCCGACAAGTGCATGTCGAGTTGGGTATCGTGGATGAAACGCACTATCTGTACTGTGCGAATACCTTCGATCAACGGCAGCTGGTTTTGATGGAAGAGGCCCGCGCTGCGTTGCTTGAGGCGTACTATCAGGAAATCATCCGGGGGTTACCCTAG
- a CDS encoding Cytochrome C, whose amino-acid sequence MHISHAVRTSTLCLLLIAGMTATAAAEEKVYTIGQVKPVDKKTEERGRYIIKIAGCNDCHTAGYAEAAGKISEKDWLKGDTVGWRGPWGTTYASNLRLYMQNLSEDQWILVSRMVEFRPPMPWFVLREMTEQDLRAIYRFIRNLGPAGEPAPSYLPPDQEPRGPSILFPSSPGAAH is encoded by the coding sequence ATGCACATTTCTCACGCCGTTCGAACTTCAACTCTCTGCCTGCTTCTAATCGCCGGTATGACGGCCACTGCCGCCGCTGAAGAAAAGGTATACACGATCGGTCAGGTAAAGCCGGTGGACAAGAAAACCGAGGAACGGGGTCGATATATCATCAAAATCGCTGGATGCAACGATTGCCATACCGCAGGCTATGCCGAGGCGGCCGGAAAGATATCGGAAAAAGACTGGCTTAAGGGAGATACCGTCGGATGGCGAGGCCCATGGGGCACAACCTACGCGAGCAATCTACGACTTTATATGCAGAATCTCTCGGAGGACCAGTGGATCCTGGTCTCGCGCATGGTCGAGTTTCGTCCCCCGATGCCATGGTTCGTCCTGCGCGAGATGACCGAGCAAGACCTACGGGCTATCTATCGATTCATTAGAAACCTTGGGCCTGCCGGTGAGCCAGCCCCCAGCTATCTTCCACCTGACCAGGAACCCAGAGGACCGAGTATCCTATTTCCTTCGAGTCCAGGCGCAGCCCATTAG
- a CDS encoding hypothetical protein (conserved exported protein of unknown function), whose translation MRNFILGVMVGTLLTTIGVQAAGKEGMGQGGRPPHMNDEHERQFQLQLEHIRKQTELEQARMQGRKNPC comes from the coding sequence ATGCGAAACTTTATACTCGGTGTCATGGTTGGTACACTGTTGACCACGATAGGCGTACAGGCCGCGGGCAAGGAGGGAATGGGACAGGGTGGGCGGCCTCCGCACATGAATGATGAACATGAGCGGCAATTTCAACTTCAGCTCGAACATATCCGAAAACAGACAGAACTAGAACAGGCGCGGATGCAAGGACGTAAGAATCCGTGTTAA